The following proteins are encoded in a genomic region of Sparus aurata chromosome 23, fSpaAur1.1, whole genome shotgun sequence:
- the LOC115575139 gene encoding sulfotransferase 2B1-like yields the protein MTEAELYTVYKGIYFLKHFNTSQNLKYFEEFSFRPDDIVIATYPKSGTTWSQEIVPLIVNGGDLTCLQSPNWDRVPWLEYDLNLEGRPSPRMYVTHLQYNMMPPSFFKVKPRVINVMRNPKDVFTSAIHYFEKASYHVSPGPQTKFLHKFLDGKVAYGSWFDHVKSWLNAEDKEHMMHISYEEMIMDLKDSVSRIAQFLEIPLDDEVIEKIADRCLFKNMKTNSSNFSLSPLEIDRLAKSEFMRKGIAGD from the exons CTTCACAGAATCTGAAATACTTTGAGGAGTTTTCTTTTCGGCCAGATGATATCGTCATCGCAACATATCCCAAGTCAG GTACCACATGGTCACAAGAGATTGTCCCTCTGATAGTCAATGGAGGAGATCTGACCTGTCTCCAGTCTCCTAACTGGGATCGTGTTCCCTGGCTGGAGTATGACCTAAACTTGGAAGGGAGGCCGTCTCCACGAATGTATGTTACACATCTACAGTACAACATGATGCCACCATCTTTCTTCAAAGTGAAGCCAAGG GTCATCAATGTCATGAGAAACCCCAAAGATGTGTTCACATCTGCCATTCACTATTTTGAGAAGGCCTCCTATCATGTCAGCCCAGGTCCACAGACCAAGTTTCTCCACAAGTTCCTCGATGGAAAAG TTGCCTATGGCTCATGGTTTGATCATGTGAAGAGCTGGCTGAATGCTGAGGATAAAGAGCACATGATGCACATCTCCTATGAAGAGATGATAATG GACCTGAAGGACTCTGTGTCCAGAATCGCTCAGTTCTTAGAGATACCTTTGGACGATGAGGTGATCGAGAAGATAGCAGACCGATGTCTTTTCAAGaacatgaagacaaacagcTCAAActtctctttgtctcctctTGAAATTGATAGATTGGCTAAGTCTGAATTTATGAGGAAAG gAATTGCCGGagattga